In Terriglobus aquaticus, the genomic window GAAACTCCGCCAGGTTCACATCGTCACGGCGCCAGGCCAGGGTCTGTCCGTTCGCGGTAAAGACTACGCCAGTGATGTCGGCCAGAGGTCCGCCGGGCGCATGCGTTCCGGGAATCCAGCGTGGCGTGATGAAGGTGGCCGGGCCCGCCTTCACCGGGAGATCGATCTCTGCGTGGTACAGATGCCGGTACCCCTCCGTCAGGTCAGCCGTAATTTGAATGGGGGTTTGCGCGGAGGCGAGCGGGGCAGCGCAGGCGAGCAGGAGTGTAGCGGCAAGGGCGACGGCGGTTTTCAAATGAGGCAATCTCCGGGAGATGAACTGGACGGGGCAGGGAACGAGTGCGAGAGCGTATGAGGAAATCCTATCCGGATTGACGTGAGAGATCCTCAATGAGCCGCACGAACCTGGTGACCTCCACCTAGAGCTCACGCGTATTCGGCCGAAAGTGCGCGGCGTGATGCGCCAGCGATGGTCGAGGTACTTCAATTTTCCCGTTCTATGGACGTCGCTCACTACGAGCGCGGACTTCTGCTACACTCGTTTCTGTTGAGGCCTGCAGCAAGCAATTGTGGCGAGCACGACAGGATCGAGGGTTGAGCAGATTGTTCCCTTCGGTCGACAATCCAGCAGCATGCTGGGGACGTAGCTCAGTTGGTTAGAGCGCTGCCCTGTCACGGCAGAGGTCGCGGGTTCGAGCCCCGTCGTCCCCGCCATACAAAGCAAAGAACTTAGCTTCGTATGGGACCTAATGTGACAAGCGAATCAGGGTCCGATTAGGGTCCATTACGCCCGCCGGGGTACCAAAAGCGAGTCAGTTTCAACCTCTCTCTGACCCACGTTGGGCACCATCATCCTTACAACCTTGCTCTGTGCGGCTCGTTTATGCGAGTTCACGGCCTGCGTGTATACGTCGAGCGTGATCCTGCTGTTCGCGTGCCTCAAGAGCTCCTGTACCGTCTTCACATCTTCCCCGTTCGCCTTCAGCAATGTGCCGAAGGAGTGACGGAAGGTGTGCCAGCCGATGTTCTTGGTGATGCCGGCCTGACGTGCCACCGGCCTGATGTAGCGCTTCATGAGATTGTCCGGCCAGTAGGGTTGTTTCCCCTTCATGCGCGGACTGGCAAAGACCCAATCACCATCCATCGGGTACGGGCTGTTGCGCCGCCAGCGACGAAGATCTTCAGCCATGTACTCGTCCATCGGGACGGGCTTGGCGGAGGCTTCGGTCTTGCAGACGCCGACGACCTGATGCCAGATCGATTCGGTGACTCGAATCTCCAAGTTCTTGAAGTCGACATCGTCCCAACGGAGTGCCAGGAGTTCGCTGACCCTCAGCCCGGTTGCGGCGTCGAGAAGCGCCAAGGTGCGCTCTCGAACCGCCAGTTTGCTGAGGAGAAGTTGGAGTTCGTGCAGTTCCAGAACGTCAGGAACTTTTTCTCGCTTCGCGCTTTGACGCACGAGTTTGATCGGATTTCGTTCGATCCACTCGTAGCGCATCGCGTGATGGAAGAGAGCACTCATGAGGTTCCGAATCTTTGCCTTCGTTCCCCTCGAACGCTTGATGCTACCCAGCCACTCCTCTACTGCAACTGGTTTTATCTGATCTAGCCGATGTGTTCCCCAACGAGGCAGAACCCATCCCCTCAGATAGCATTCGTAAGCGGCGCGTGTTGAGAACGCTTTGCGTCCCTGATCTTCACCGGCAAGTTCTTTTAGCCGGTAGTGATCGACCAGTTCCGCGATCGTGCTCGGCCCGCCTTCAGTCTGCGGGGTTTCCTGGTTGGCGTCGATGCGCAATGCTTGAGCGGCTCTGAGGGCTGCTGCTTCGGTTGGCAAGGCGGCAGTAGTGCCGACGATTGCTTTCCGACGCTTAGTTCCGCCGTCAGATGTTGACTGCCACCAGCGGAACACCCAAACATCGGGTCCACTCCGCCGTTTTTCGCACTGCACGCTTCCTTGCTGATACCGTGTCCGCCTTGGCATGTTTCTCCTATAGGCGTAGCGGATGGCTTGAACTAAGCCTATCGCACGCCGGGCAGAGGTTTTGTTGAAAATTGTCTTATCCGGCGAGACGCTCAGATATCCATCGGTCGATGTCGCTTGCGCGGAATCGCCACATGGACCCCAGCTGCAGACCCCTTACGATTCCTTGTCTGGCGTACCGCTGGAGCGTCTTGGGGTGAATGCGCATGATCGCCGCTGCTTCAGCGGCGTCGAGTAACGGTTCCGGGTGCATCTCCGCTGAAGTCGGAGGCTTTCTGGAAGCGGCGTCAAGCTCTGGATTAGGACGGGACGACAAGGGCTGCATGGTGACTCCTTGGCTTAGGCATTGCCTCGTCTGAGAGCAGACGATTCCTCAGCGTGCCTCGCGGCTCCGAAAGAGTCCAATACTTCCTATCTATGCCACCCGTGACAAAACTTATAGAAGTAGTCGTTGGTTGCACGTAGGGAGCACCTTCAGGTAACCGGGCACCTCCAGGTGCCCCGTTGACAGTGTTGGTACCTGCGGCCAAAGATTAGTCATGTCATTTCCACATAGCGGTGTGGAATGCACGGCCCACACCTGCGGAGCACAGGGCCATGTCAGAACCAGTAGAGTTTCGCCACCTCGAATATCTTGTCGCAATCAACGAAGGTAAGAACTTCACGAGGGCGGCTGAGAAGATGTATCGCTCTCAGCCTGCCATTAGTCAGCAGATCCGTGGACTAGAGAGCGACATTGGTTTCCCCATTTTTCTGAGACGAGGCAGAGACGGCGTCACGCCGACCCCTGCCGGCGAACTCGTCTTGAGTTGGGCTCGGACGGTTCTAAATGAACGGCGCGAGATCTTCGCGATCGCACGAGCGATCCATAAGGGCGAAGTGCCGACGCTGAGGCTGGGCTTCTCGTCATTTGTGAACCCAACACTCTTGACGACGTTCCGTCAGTGCTATTCCGATCTCTTTCCCAAGTGCGAGGTCATATTCTCAGGCGGTGATTCGGCTCTCATTGTGCAGAGGCTGGAGTCAGATGCACTGGATTGCGGCATTCTGCCATGCCCCATTGAAAGCAAAACTCTGGATGTAATCCCCGTCGCGCATTCTCAGCTTGTCGTGTGCATGAGAAGCGACGACCCATTGGCCTTACAAACACACCTCGATATCCACGAGGTAGCGCCGCGTATCAGAGTCTTCCGCGATCCCGAACTCCATCCGTCTGCCCATGCGCATCTGGTCCATTTGTTCGCTGAAGTTGGCATACCCATTAGCATTGCGAACTCGGTCACAAATCCTGCAGACATTCAATGGATGGTCAAAGAAAAGTATGGCCTAGCGCTGATCGATCAAGCATTGCCACTTGAGCCCGGCTTGACCACCCGACCGATTGCAGGAGTGAATTGGTCGGCACAGACGGCGTTCGTCACTAGCAAGAATAGCCAACACATCGCGGTTCCATTCATTCAGAAGTTCCTGAGGCAAGAAGGTCTTACTGTTCGGCGCAAACGCCCCCGCGGAGTGCGCGCGATGCCGAACCAGCTAGAACTGCTCGGATAGTCCCACTTCTATAAGCAAAACTTTGCTTGATCTAAGAAAGAAGACTTGGACTCACCGATACCAAGTGACCTAGTTTCCTGACATGGCAATCACCACACGCCATCAGGAGAATCAGAATGTCACTTCGTCACAATCTCAAACTACTGAGCCGGAAGCTTACTCAAGCATTTCGTGTAATGATGCCGTCGCTCTTCGTGCTCGCTTTCGCGAGCGTTGCCCACGCACAAGGAACGATGGACTTCTCCGGCGCTCAGACGCTTATGGGAACGTTCAAGACGTTCGCCATCTATGCGGGCGCTGTCATCTGTTTTGGCGGTCTGATCTTCGCCGGCATTCGGATGATGAGCGGTCGTTTCCAGGATGCCATTCCGGGGCTCTTCGGTGCGCTGTTTGGTGCCGGCGTTCTTGGATGGGGTGCGGGCTGGATTGGGTCTCTCACCGGGCAGTCGATGTAGGAGCTGCCATGTACACGACCAAGCGGGGAGAGCCGTTACCGATCAATCAGGCATTGAACAGGCCGAGAGCCAAGCTAGGGCTTGACCTCTCGGCATGGATGGCCATCGTGTTTGTCTGCGTGACGGTTTTCCTCGTCGGTTTCAGAATGCTGGCAATCCTAAGCTTTCCAACACTTGCGGTCGGTGCATGGTTGATCGTCCGTAAACACCCAAAGATGTTTCAGCTGTGGGGCCTCAGCCTCGGCCAGAAGAGCTACTATGACCCGCGCAAATACTGAACTGATCACACATACCCCATGGTTTGCGAAAGCGGGAGCGGCGTGCAGCATTGTCCCGATCTCTCGGTTCGTTGGCCCGAACATCTTCGCGCTGAAAGGCGGAGGTTACGGGTGCCTCTTCTCTCTCACCGGCTTAGATGAAGAGTCCCTAACCGATCTTGAACTTGAGGCCCGCGTCCGGCAGCTTGAAGGCGCTCTGCGTGGATTGCCGGAGGGTTCGTGCCTCTATCAGTACACGCGAGTGATTTCTGGGTTCGATCTTCCCCGGCAGAGGCGATACAAGAACGAGGTGACGGAGACGTTCGCGAGCGACCGTCTCACGCACCTCGACAAGACGGCGGCCTTTCGGCGCATCGACCTCCACTGGTGCCTGACGCTGGAGCCCTCCCAGGCGAAGGCGTTCCAGCGCAAGCCAGACGAGAATGTCGCAGACACATCAAAGATGCTTTCCGATCTTGAGAAGACGGCCACCTTGTTAGAAGGCCACCTCGGCAGCTCTCTCGGTCTCAAGTTGTTGGGCAAGGCCGAAGCCTTCCAGTTCTTCAGCTACTTGTTCAATCTGGAGGAATGGTCAGGCCGCGATCAGCTTCGCGCAGATACAGGTGTTGACCGCCAGATCGTCAAGAGCCCGGTTGCCTGGCATAGCGACCATGTGCAGGTGGGGCAGCGCCACGTCCAGATGTTCTCCCTGAAGACGACACCAGAGGCTTCGCGTCCGTGTCTCTTCTCCGGCCTGCTCACCTTGGATTGCGACAGTGTTGTTTGCTCGACATGGCGGGTGAAGTCCACTTCGGCGGCCCGCAGTGAGATCGACGCTCAAGAGAAATTCATCTCCTTCTTCAAGGTGGGCGTCTTGACGCGCGTGATGAGCGGACGCGATAGCGCGTCGCTCGATACCGGAGCCGGAGCGAAAGCTGCCAACAACAACGTAGATGACCTCAGCGAAGTCATCCGGTCGCTCGACAAGAAGGCCCAAGGTGAGTTTTCCCTTCGCTTGCTCCTTGCGGCCCGCAGCGCGGAGCAGCTCCGCGACACCGCCCCCACTGTGCATCGGGTGTTCGTTGATGCGAGGGCGCAGGTCATGGAGGAGACACTCGGCAACCTCTCCGCCTTCTATGCGATGTTCCCCGGCAATCACAAGTTCAATGTCTTCCCGCTGTGGTTGGCCGAGGACCATCATGCTCGCCTCTCGTCTGTGTTCGCGCCTCATCTCGGACATCCTCATTCGGAGGACCTCGACTCCGAGTACCTCAACATCTTCGAGACGCGCACACGGACGCCGTTCTTTCAGGACGTGTATGTGGATGGCGTTCGCGTCATGCTCATCATCGGCCCTACCGGGACCGGAAAGTCAGTCCACGGAAACCAAATCATCTCGCTTGAACAGAAATATGGCGGCTACACCTACATCTTCGACATCGGCGGGAGCTATGAAAGTGTTGTAGAGCTATACGGCGGCAAGGTTGATCGAGTCGGCAAAGATGGCCCTCGGGTGAATCCGTTTGCCTTGGAGCCTACCGAGAGCAACATCAAGTTCCTCTACTCGTTCGTGAAGCTACTTCTTACAAACGGCGGCGCCGAGCTGGAGCCGGAAGATGACGACGTGATCCACAAGGCCGTGCAGGATACGTATCTGCTCGACGCGGCGAATCGCAGGCTGTCCAATCTGTTCCTTCCGAAGAAGCTCGACAGGTATTTGGCGAAGTGGGTTGGCAAGGGCATCTACAACGCAGTCTTCGACAACGTCGAAGACAGCCTATCGCTCTCGCGGCTCCAATGCTTCGACTTCCAGGGTGTGAACAACGAGCAGTACGCCGACCTGATCGAGCCGTTGATGGTTTGGTTGCTGCGTCGGATCAACGACGTCCTTTACGACCCAGCCAATCTCGGAGTGCCGAAGCACATCCTCATCGAGGAGATCTTCTCTTCGATGAAGAACAAGCAACTCTTGGACGGCGCTTTGGCTTCCATCAAGACCGTTCGCAAGAACCTTGGCGGCGTGACAATGATCGGCCAGTCCGCCGACGACCTCGGTGCTAACGCAGACAGCATTGTGAACTCCTGTACCTCCTTCCTATTCCTCAAAGACGCCACCTTTAACCGGAAGCGCTACGCCGAGCTTTTCAAGATGAACGAGCAGCAGCTCGCTCTCTTCGAGAGCTTGCAGGACCGCGAAGGGCTTTACATCCGGCGCGATGGGTTGACGAAGGTCGTCACCCTGAATCTCGACAGTCGCAGCTACGCAACATTTTCGACCAAGCCGAAGGACCGTGTCCGCCGGACGAAGCTAATCGAAAAGTACGGACTCTCTGAGGGCATCTCTCGTTTTGCCCAGGGCGAGGCTGTGTAAACCGTGTCTCCACTTCACAACCAAAGGGCCCCTATGAAACCGCCGATGATCCTAACCGTCATGTCTCTTCTCTCCCTCGCCTGTGGCGTTGCTCAGGCCTCGCCTGCGAATCCGCCGCATCGCCTTGAGCCGAACGCGCCGCGTTCCGTCACCGTATCCGAGGCGCAGACGCCGCCCGTGATACGGGCCGGGCTGCTACAGTCCACCCTCATTCTCCTCCCGGCCGAAGAGAAGATCGCCACCGTCTTCGGCGGCGACACGGTGGACTGGGTGTTCGATGGCGGCCATGTAGCCAGCCGCTTCATCAGCGTCAAGCCAAAGCTCGCCAACACGACCACCGATATTCACATCGTTTCCGATCACGGCAATGAATACACATTGCAACTTCAGGAGATCTCGGACGACGCGGACGCGCACTTCGATTCCAAGGTGTTCATCATCCCCGGTGACAAGGCCGCTAAGGACAGGCTTACAGACATGCCCGTCTTCGTCCCTGCCGCTGAGTTGGATAAGGCCAAGCAGGAGGCCGCAGCAGCAAAGGCCGCGCAAGCTGCTGAGTTGAAATCGGAAGAGGCCAAAGCGGAGACCTATCGCAGTCAGTATCCGGGCAGCCTGCACTTCGATTTCACCTGGGACGAGAAAAAGGGCAAAGAGCTTGGCCTCCAACAAATATGGCACGACGACAAGTTCACCTACCTGCGCGGCCAGTTTCAGGAGACGCCTGCGCTCTACGAGCTGAAGGACGGCAAAGGATCGCTCATCAACTTCGATTTCAACGCCGGCCTTTACACCGTGCCGAAGGAGCTGGACAACGGCTATCTGACGATCGGCAAGAAGCGCGTGGACTTCCATCGCAGCGGGGAGAAGAACTAGCCATGACCGACCAGAATCCCAACCCGCCCGCTACCGTTCCCGCGCAGCGTGAAGCTGTGGGGCCAGTGAAGAAGAGTACGCCTGTCATCATCGCGCTTGTCGTGATCGTCGGCCTCATAGGACTCGCGAACATATCGAGCCTTGTGAGCGGCAAGAAGAGAACCGCACCGCAGAGCGCTTTGCCGATGCGCCCCGCGACCGCAAATCCTCAGCAGGTCTCCAGCTTCGAGACGCAGCAGGCGACGGAAGCGAAGCGAGATTCCGAGGATCAGCAGCGGCGGCAGGAGCTGGCCGCCGAGATGCAGCAACTCCAGGCTGCGCAAAATGTGCCAGGGCCGGAGGCAGCTGGAGCGCCGCCCATGACTTCGGCCCAGCGTTCGGCGATGTACGGCGACAGCCCGAATGCACCGAGCAAGACCTCCAATGTCTCGCAAGTACAAGCCGAGGCGAAACAGAAGGCTTTGGAGAAGGAAAAGGTGCATCAGGACGCTATTAACAGCGACACAGTCGCCATCGACTTCGCTCATCCGACGACCGCTACCCCCGCCGAAGGTCCGCCCACAGCTCAACCAACCGCCGTATTGGGCGAACGTGAAGAGATGACGCCGAAGTCAGCGTCGGAAACTATGGCAGGGTCAACTCGCGACGACGGAGAAGCCAGGAGGGGCGGAGGCGCTCAGGCGATCTCAGATCAACAGGCGAGGTTGGCTGGTAAGAGCAATCCGATGGCACCCTATGACTTCGATTCCTATCAGGGTCAGCTTTACCGGGTATTTGAAGGAACCGTTCTGGAAGGTGTCGTTACGAACCATATCGATGGCGGTTTGAACGGGCCGATCCTCATCATGCTCACGACCGACTACTACTCGCACGACCACCAGCAGCTTCTCATGCCACAAGGTACACGCCTGATTGGAACCGTGCAGAGTGTTGGCAATGCCCAGCAGCGGAAGATGTTTGTGACCTTCCACCGTGCGATCTGCCCGGATGGGTTCTCGCTTGAACTCGACAAGTATGTCGGCCTCGATCCACTCGGCACGACCGGCCTGGCTACCAAGGTTGACCACGGCTATTTGCAGGCGTTCGCGGCAGCGGCGGCGGTAGGCGGTCTCGGCGGTCTCGCCCAGATCGGCAACAGCGGCAGTGTCCTCTCGCCCTCGACCCAGATCCGTGACGGCATATCGGAGCAGTCCGCAGCCGAGGGAGAACAGGTACTCAACCACTTTCTCAACCGGCTACCGATCATCACGCTCAAGGAAGGCTCGCGTGCCCGCGTTTACATCGGCACCGACATACTCATCCCGTCCTACGCGGAACACCGCGTCGATTTAACCCTGTAATCGTGCCATCTGGAGGCATAGATGAAGGTCCGTATTCTCAAAATCGCACTTTCCCTTGCCTTCGCTGTGTCTGCCAGCTACGCCACGGTTCACTTGATGCGGACAGTAAACGCAAGCGATGTCATTGACCGCGTTCTGTTCTATGCAAATGTACCCGCCCGCTTCGGCGATGTCGTGACCAACTTCAAAATGCTTCCGGAGCGCATGAACCCCACCCGCTCTGAGTGCAACTAACCCTCAACCCTTCAGGAGCCTCTATGAAGTTCAACCTAACTAAACGACGGAAGTATCTGCTCGCGGGCGGGCTGCTTCTGGCAACAGCGACGCCGAGCTTCGCTCTCTTCGGAATCGGAGACATCGTCTTCGATCCCACGAGCTACGCAAGTCTCGTATCTCAGCTAACCACCCTTGAGTCGCAGTACAACATGCTCAAGAACAACGTCACCCACTTTTCATTCAAGCAGCAATGGCAGACGACGCTCAATGCGCTCAAGAACGCGAACGTGGCGAATATGTTCGGTGAGACGGCGGGCGTCAATATAGCGCTCAACAGCAACTCGCCGCGTGCTTCGCTCACAGCATGGAAGACGGCGACCGTGCCGGTCAGCACCGGGACGACCACCTACCTCCAAGGGCAAACGGTCGGGAACAGCGCCCAGCTCTCCCAACTCGCCATGATCGAGATGTCCGATTCGGTATCGCCAGACTGTCTCACCGCAGTTGGACAATACCGGGCCGGGCGCAGCCAGAACGGTACAGCCAGCAGTTCTCTCACGCAGCAGCAGTTCGATACAACGTCAGCGACGAACAGTGAGGTGCAGCAGTTGAACCTTCTGAACGCCGCTCAAGCCCAGCAGTTGACGGAGATGCAGTCGCAGGCCGCTATGCACGTCTGCCTCGCCTCTCAGATGACTGTCGCCAACATGCAGCAGCGGAACGCCGCAGCACAGGACTTGAATACGGCGGCGGCTGTTCAACAGCAACGGACGGTCAACGACACGAGCGCCGCCAATGAAGGCAGCACCTGGACAAAATACCTGCCCTAATCCGGAGAAGAAATGCTGACAGCCATCAATACGAAGATTCTCCTTGCAATCCTTGCGGCACTGACCGTCATTGGCGGTGCCGCGATCTATCAACGCGATCAGGCAGCGAAGACGGCAGCCGCCGCAGCGAAAGCAGCCCAACTTCTCCAGATACAGAAAGACGACAACGACTACCTCAAGCAGGAAAATGAGGCCCTTCGGAAAAAGGTTGAGGCTGACAAGAAGCAGCGAAATTCAGCCGCTGCCCATGAAGGCAAGACCTGGAAGACCTACATCCCCTAGCCCCGGACTTAAGCCGAGTCCCTGAAACCCAGAGAGAGCACCCGCCATGTCTTCCATTGCGTTGTTAGCCCAGGCCCTTCCCAGCGCGAGTTCCGGCGTTGATTGGCTGTATCAGTTCACCAACAATCTGACCAACCTGACGACACAGAATGGCGGGGCTCTCACTCAGCTCGGGATGACGGAATTAGCCTGCATTTCATTCTTCATGCTCGTCAGCATGGTCGTGAACTGGCAAACTTCCACGATGACGTTCCGCCTGCATCATCACCCGATTCAAGCGGGCGATCTGACCAAGTTTCTCCTTCAGCTCATCATCTGCTGCCTCTTGGAGACCTACTGGGTCAACCCGTTCCCCGGTGCGAGCTTCGGCATCAACCACTTCTTTTCCTACATCGCCCAGGCGATGGTTGCAGCCTTCGATCAAAGCTCCCTGGACTCGCTCCTTCAGTTGCTCAAGACAGCCGGCGATCAGACGCAGATGCCGTCGTTCACCGCGCCGGTTCAGATCCTCTGCTACTTCCTCGTGCAGATACTTTTGGGACTGGCTTCTGCCATTCTGTTTCTCATCAACTGCAGTGCGTTCATCCTCTATGGTGTGACGGCACTCTTTGGACCTATTTTCGTCCCTTTGCTGATGACGAAAACCTTCCGTGCGAAGTTCTTTCACTTCCTCGATGTGCTCGTCAGCTTTGCCATGATTCGGGCCGTTGCCGCCGCCTTCATCTTCGTTTGGGCAGGATTTCTAAACGGATTCATTCAACAGACCTTCAACGGCAACTATTCGATGGAAATGTGGCTGGCTAATCTGATTCCTTGTGTCATGGTGTTCATCGCCTTCATCATCAACATGCTCTTCATTCCGAGCATGACTCAGGCTATCTTCGGCGGGGCATCGGGTCTGGGAGAGAGCGTATCTAAGCTCATTGGGACAGCTGCATCGACTGCCATCATGTCAGGAGGATAGACCCATGTTCTGGTTTCTCTTACGAGTGAAAGCTTTGAATCGGCTGGGCTTCACAAAGCCATTCAGGGTCGCCTTCCTGATCGTCTTCGTAGGCGCACTAATTGCCGGTCTCATTTATTCCTATGTCGTTTTCAGTGCGCTCAGCGAAAGGAGCCATACCCCCAATGTCCAGCACAATCGTAGCCAATGAAGTTCGTCTCACGCCGAAACAGTCGGTCCTGACCGACGAGATCGGAAACGAGGTCTACGCCTCCCACTATGCCGAACGGAAGCTCAGCCGATTCGTAATCGGAACCGAGACAGTTCTCCTGCTTGGAGCGTTCGGCTTGATCTTCTCTCTGGCTCACCGTCCGATCGCCAACCGGTACATCCGGATCGACGAGATGGGACGCGCACAAGCCATTGCGTACACCGACCTCAACTACAGTCCCCGGGAGGGCGAGGTGCGGACGTACCTGACGGATTGGGCGAATTATCGGTACACCGTTAGCAGAGACACCATCGCCAAGAAGTATCCGCTCAACTACTACTTCCTGTCGCAGAACTTGGCTTCTCAACTGATGGGCCAGGACAACCAAAACCACGTCGTCTCGCAGGTCGTCGGCGGACAGATTGAGCAGAGCGACGTGGAGGTCAAGAACGTCACCATCACCTCCATGTCCGAAGAGACGGTACAGGGCGCGACGATTGCCCGTGGCACAGCCCTTGTGACCATCGACAAGCTCTACTCCCAGCGCAACTCGCGGGAGCCGAGGACGGAGCATTGGCTGCTCAGTGTTACCTACTATCTGAATCCCAAGCAGGTGAGCGACCAGGCCCGCATCTTCCCGCAGTTCGAGACGATCAATCCGCTGGGATTGACCATCACGGAGTTCCACGAGAACCGGATGTCCGTCGATCCAATGCCCGTCGGTGTCAATGCCGCCGCGCCAGCGGTAGCGACGACTCAAGCCACGGAGGGAGCGCGATGAGCTACCACCTCATACTGCCGTTCTTTCCAGAGGAACTGCGCGAGCTTTTGCTCGACCCTTCCATCTCGGATTTGATGATTAACGGTACGACTGGCGTCTATGCCGACCGTGCGGGAGTGGTGCAGCATATTCCGCTGTCCGAGCCGTACACGAACGACCGGCTGCAGGCGGCGATTGAGCGCGTCGCGCGGATTCTGGGCCAGGACCTTACGACCCAGAATCCGATCCTCAATACCCGTCTGCCAGATGGCTCCCGTGTCGCCGTTGTCGGAGCGCCATCGTCCATCAACGGGCCGACGCTGACCATCCGTAAGTTCAACCGTTGGTATACCTCCGATGAGCTGATTGACTCAGGGAGTATGCCTGCCCATGTGCGGGATACGGTGGTCGAGCTGATTGGCAAGAAGAAAAACGGCATCATCAGTGGCGGAACTGGCTCAGGGAAGACCACGCTCATGAAGGCTTTTCTTGACCATATCCCTCAGAACGAACGCCTGCTCATCATCGAGCAACCGGCAGAGCTGAAGGTCGCTCACCAGAACGCCGTTCGCTGGGAGGCTGTCGAGGAGATACCAGGCCAGGTCGCCATCACTCCAAGTGAGCTATTGGCCGCCGCTCTGCGCCACCGTCCCGACCGCATCATCATGGGGGAGATTCGCAATGAATGCGGGTACGACTTGCTCCAGGCAATGAACACCGGACATGGTGGAACGCTTTCCACGATCCACGCAAAGTCCGCGTGGGACGCCCTCAATCGTCTCTCCAATCTTGCCCTCAGTGCGCGACCCAATCTCAACCACGCTTTCATGCGGTCTGAGACGGCAGAAGCCATCGACTTCGTGCTCTATTGCGAGCGCGACCATACAGGCCGGCGTCGCGTGCGCGAGTTGATTACAGTCGGCGGCTACAGCCATGCAGATCAGAGCTTCCAGACCGAGGAGGTCTACCGCGCCTCCGCAGCCTAACACCCAGTCCAAACGCTAGAGAAACCAACCCGTATCCGAGGTCTTACCGATGCACCATCATGCTCCCATTCCGGCGGCCCAGCCCCACCTGTGTCTAAACGCCTTCAACGTGCCGTCCCCGAGCGGCGAAGAGCGCAACGGCAGTCGCGAGAGGCCGTCCTTTGAAGGAACTCTAGCCAGCAGGAATGAGCTGCGGTTTGGGCGAACATCCGCCGCCGAGAATCGAGAGAGTGACTTCGGCCCAGAAGGATTCATCCGTCTCGTATCCCGCCTATGCACGGTCACTGCTTCGGGGCTTAACCGGCGCCCTGCGGCGCGGCGCTCTTCTGCTTCGACTGCGTCGCCCTTCGGGTTACGGTTTCCTGCTTCG contains:
- a CDS encoding tyrosine-type recombinase/integrase, with product MPTEAAALRAAQALRIDANQETPQTEGGPSTIAELVDHYRLKELAGEDQGRKAFSTRAAYECYLRGWVLPRWGTHRLDQIKPVAVEEWLGSIKRSRGTKAKIRNLMSALFHHAMRYEWIERNPIKLVRQSAKREKVPDVLELHELQLLLSKLAVRERTLALLDAATGLRVSELLALRWDDVDFKNLEIRVTESIWHQVVGVCKTEASAKPVPMDEYMAEDLRRWRRNSPYPMDGDWVFASPRMKGKQPYWPDNLMKRYIRPVARQAGITKNIGWHTFRHSFGTLLKANGEDVKTVQELLRHANSRITLDVYTQAVNSHKRAAQSKVVRMMVPNVGQREVETDSLLVPRRA
- a CDS encoding helix-turn-helix domain-containing protein encodes the protein MQPLSSRPNPELDAASRKPPTSAEMHPEPLLDAAEAAAIMRIHPKTLQRYARQGIVRGLQLGSMWRFRASDIDRWISERLAG
- a CDS encoding LysR family transcriptional regulator, producing the protein MSEPVEFRHLEYLVAINEGKNFTRAAEKMYRSQPAISQQIRGLESDIGFPIFLRRGRDGVTPTPAGELVLSWARTVLNERREIFAIARAIHKGEVPTLRLGFSSFVNPTLLTTFRQCYSDLFPKCEVIFSGGDSALIVQRLESDALDCGILPCPIESKTLDVIPVAHSQLVVCMRSDDPLALQTHLDIHEVAPRIRVFRDPELHPSAHAHLVHLFAEVGIPISIANSVTNPADIQWMVKEKYGLALIDQALPLEPGLTTRPIAGVNWSAQTAFVTSKNSQHIAVPFIQKFLRQEGLTVRRKRPRGVRAMPNQLELLG
- a CDS encoding TrbC/VirB2 family protein, translated to MSLRHNLKLLSRKLTQAFRVMMPSLFVLAFASVAHAQGTMDFSGAQTLMGTFKTFAIYAGAVICFGGLIFAGIRMMSGRFQDAIPGLFGALFGAGVLGWGAGWIGSLTGQSM
- a CDS encoding VirB3 family type IV secretion system protein, which encodes MYTTKRGEPLPINQALNRPRAKLGLDLSAWMAIVFVCVTVFLVGFRMLAILSFPTLAVGAWLIVRKHPKMFQLWGLSLGQKSYYDPRKY
- a CDS encoding VirB4 family type IV secretion system protein — translated: MTRANTELITHTPWFAKAGAACSIVPISRFVGPNIFALKGGGYGCLFSLTGLDEESLTDLELEARVRQLEGALRGLPEGSCLYQYTRVISGFDLPRQRRYKNEVTETFASDRLTHLDKTAAFRRIDLHWCLTLEPSQAKAFQRKPDENVADTSKMLSDLEKTATLLEGHLGSSLGLKLLGKAEAFQFFSYLFNLEEWSGRDQLRADTGVDRQIVKSPVAWHSDHVQVGQRHVQMFSLKTTPEASRPCLFSGLLTLDCDSVVCSTWRVKSTSAARSEIDAQEKFISFFKVGVLTRVMSGRDSASLDTGAGAKAANNNVDDLSEVIRSLDKKAQGEFSLRLLLAARSAEQLRDTAPTVHRVFVDARAQVMEETLGNLSAFYAMFPGNHKFNVFPLWLAEDHHARLSSVFAPHLGHPHSEDLDSEYLNIFETRTRTPFFQDVYVDGVRVMLIIGPTGTGKSVHGNQIISLEQKYGGYTYIFDIGGSYESVVELYGGKVDRVGKDGPRVNPFALEPTESNIKFLYSFVKLLLTNGGAELEPEDDDVIHKAVQDTYLLDAANRRLSNLFLPKKLDRYLAKWVGKGIYNAVFDNVEDSLSLSRLQCFDFQGVNNEQYADLIEPLMVWLLRRINDVLYDPANLGVPKHILIEEIFSSMKNKQLLDGALASIKTVRKNLGGVTMIGQSADDLGANADSIVNSCTSFLFLKDATFNRKRYAELFKMNEQQLALFESLQDREGLYIRRDGLTKVVTLNLDSRSYATFSTKPKDRVRRTKLIEKYGLSEGISRFAQGEAV
- a CDS encoding TrbG/VirB9 family P-type conjugative transfer protein translates to MKPPMILTVMSLLSLACGVAQASPANPPHRLEPNAPRSVTVSEAQTPPVIRAGLLQSTLILLPAEEKIATVFGGDTVDWVFDGGHVASRFISVKPKLANTTTDIHIVSDHGNEYTLQLQEISDDADAHFDSKVFIIPGDKAAKDRLTDMPVFVPAAELDKAKQEAAAAKAAQAAELKSEEAKAETYRSQYPGSLHFDFTWDEKKGKELGLQQIWHDDKFTYLRGQFQETPALYELKDGKGSLINFDFNAGLYTVPKELDNGYLTIGKKRVDFHRSGEKN